TTGGGGTCGAGGTAGATGGCGCGGTGGTACGCCTCCTCGGCCTTGGCGAGCGTGGCCGGATCCTCGTCGAGCCGGCACCCCTCGAGGTACCACTCGTACGCGGTGCGGCTCTCCCGCGAGCCCCTGTGCGCGGGCAGCTCCGCGACGACCGACTCCTCGAGGCTCTTCACGCTGAAGTCGATGAGCAGCTGCCCCGACGCCGCCTCCATCTCGCGCTCGTCCTCGACGACGACGACGTTGCGCGCGTCCCCGCGGATCCTGAGCCGGCCGAGCGGGTGCGGGCCGAGCGGCAGCTTCTCCTTGAGCGTATTCAGTATCTTCCGCGCGCGCTGGACGCTCACGCCGCCCTCGAGCAGCGCCCTGGCGGAGCGCAAGCAGACGAGATCCTGGAACGTGAAGCAGCGCGAGCGGCCGTCGTGCCCCGAGGGGGAGAGGAAGCCCGAGCGATCCCAGTACCGGAGCCTCCCCTCAGAGATCTCGAAGAGCCGGCTCACGTCGCGCCAAGTGAAGGTCGCGCTCATCGTCCGCCCGGGCGCCTGCGACCTGGGCCGCGGCGCCTCGTCAGCCTTGTCCGCCGCCGCGATCCGCACGAGATCCCCGATCTCGCCGACGAGGCGGACCCCTGCCTCTCCCCTCCGCGGACCGCTGAACCGCACGTAGACGACGGGGGTGGGATCGCTCACGGCGTACCTCGTCGCGCGTCGTCCTCGCCGTTCCACGGCGCCGCCAGCGGGCACTCCACGTCAATATCCACGAAAAGCATTCCGCCTTCAACGCGAAAGACCGGCTCGGTCCGCATTTCGCGCAGGAGGAGCGGCGCGCACCGTCGCTCGGCCTCGGCGCGGGCCATCCGCAAGAGGCGCACGCGGAACCCTATCGATCGCCGGACCGCTCCCATCAGCTGCTCGTCGGAGAGCGGCCCCGTGTCGAGGAGCTCTTCCTCAGCGCCCCGAAGCCGCACCGAGATCATCGTGCTCCCGGCGTAGACGCGCTCGCCGCCGTCTCCGTCCACGATCGTCCCCTCGCTCAGCATGGTCGAGTGCGCGAGCAGCGCGCCGTCCGCGAAGGAGGACAGCGAGGTGCCGCTGAGCGTCTGCGCGAGGGGCACCTTGACCGACTTCTTGGGCGTTGCGACCTCCATGTAGGATATTGTAAGGAAATATCCGCCACATAGCAAGTTCGCTGTCAGTCGGTGGGAGGCTCCGGCCGGTTGTCGAACGCGCCGGGCGGTCCGGGCGGACCCGGCACCGACACGCCGTCCTCGAGCTCCTCGAGCCTGAGTCGCGCGTACTCGACCTTGTCGTCCGGCTGGTTGTAGACGTGATCGGCGAGCCAGCCGCGCCAACACGAAGCCCTCTCGTCGGCCGCGACGCCGGGCCGGTAGTCGAGATCGAAGCACCGCGTGAACGCGTTGTCGCTCTCGTGCGTGCGCCGGAAGCTCGGCCCGCACGACGCGGCGGCGACGGCCCCGGCCGCGACGAGGCAGGCGAGAAGAGCCGTCGAGAGGCGCCCGTTCCGCATCGGCAGAGGATCTCGCACGCGCCCCCGTTTGACAATGTTTCCTTGCCGCGAAAATCCGCCCCGTCTATATACGTACGGTTTCGCACGCCGGGAGCGACGATGCAGAAGAAATACGATCCCAAGGAGATGGAATCCCGCTGGCAGGAGGCCTGGGAGGAGCGCGGCACCTTCCGGGCGCGGGACGACGCGCCGGGCGAGAAGTACTACGTCCTCGAGATGTTCGCCTACCCTTCCGGCCGGCTGCACATGGGGCACGTGCGCAACTACTCCATCGGCGACGTCATGGCGCGCTACCGCAAGAAGCGCGGCTTCAACGTGCTCCACCCGATGGGCTGGGACGCGTTCGGCCTCCCGGCCGAGAACGCGGCGATCGAGCGCGGCCTGCACCCGGCGGGGTGGACGTACGACAACATCGCGACGATGCGCGGGCAGCTCAAGTCGCTCGGGATCGCGTACGACTGGGATCGCGAGATCGCGACCTGCCGCCCCGAGTACTACAAGTGGGAGCAGCTCGTCTTCACGCGCGCCTTCGAGAGGGGGCTCGTCTACCGCAAGAAGGCGCTCGTCAACTGGTCGGAGAAGATGCAGACCGTGCTCGCCAACGAGCAGGTGATCGACGGCCGCGACTACCGCTACGGCCTGCCGGTCGTCCAGAAAGAGCTCACCCAGTGGTTCTTCAAGACCACGGCCTACGCCGAGGAGCTGCTCGCGGGCCTCGACGAGCTCGCGGGCAGCTGGCCGGAGCGCGTCCTCCTCGAGCAGCGCGCGCGCATCGGCAAGAGCCACGGCGCCCGCGTCGACTTCAGGCTCGAGACGCCCGTCGACGGCGAGGCGATCCTGCCGGTATTCACGACGCGCCCGGACACGCTGTGGGGCGTCACGTTCATGAGCCTCGCGGCCGAGCACCCGCTCGCGCTGAAGCTCGCCAAGGGGACGCCGCGCGAGGGCGAGGTGAGCGCGTTCGTCCAGAAGGTGCTCGCCGAGGACAAGCACAAGCGCGGCTCCGAGGACTGCGCGAAGGAGGGCGTCTTCACCGGCGCGTACTGCGTGAACCCGGTGAACGGCGAGCGCGTGCCGATCCACGTCGCGAACTTCGTGCTCATGGACTACGGCACCGGCGCGGTCATGGCGGTCCCGGCGCACGACCAGCGCGACTTCGAGTTCGCTCGGAAGTACGGCCTGCCTGTCAAGGTCGTCATCCGGCCGCCCGACGGCCGGGCGGCCGATCCCGGCGCGATGACCGCGGCGTACGTCGACGACGGCGTGCAGGTCGCGTCCGCGCAGTTCGACGGCCTGCCGAACCGCGAGGCGATCGAGCGCATCACGGACTTCCTCGCCGAGAAGGGCCAGGGCGGGAGGACCGTGAGCTACCGCCTGCGCGACTGGTGCGTCTCGCGGCAGCGCTACTGGGGCGCGCCCATCCCGATGGTCCACTGCGACTCCTGCGACGTCGTGCCCGTCCCCGAGGATCAGCTCCCGGTGCGGCTGCCGGAGAACGTCGTGTTCCAGGCCGAGGGCGGCTCTCCCCTCTCCCGCTGCGAGGAGTTCGTCCGCACGACCTGCCCGAAGTGCGGCGGGCCCGCGCGCCGCGAGACCGACACCTTCGACACGTTCGTCGAGTCCTCGTGGTACTTCCTGCGCTACCTCTCGCCGCACCTCGACACGGCGCCGCTCGATCCGGGCGCGGTCGCGTTCTGGATGCCCGTCGACCAGTACATCGGCGGCATCGAGCACGCGGTCGGCCACCTCGTCTACGGCCGCTACTACCACCGGCTCATGCAGGATCTCGGCCTCTTCCCGGCCGCGGTCGCGCGGGAGCCGTTCAAGCGCCTCCTCTGCCAGGGCATGGTCTGCAAGGAGACGCTCTTCACGCTCGACGACAAGGGGCAGCCGATCTGGCACACGCCCGCGGAGGTCGAGGGCGGCGTGAGCAAGCGGGACGGCAAGCCGATACAGGTCGGCCGCGTCGAGAAGATGTCCAAGACGAAGTACAACGGCGTCGACCCGGAGACGATCATCGCGACCTACGGCGCCGACTCGGCCCGGCTGTTCACCCTCTTCGCCGCGCCGCCCGAGAACGATCTCGTGTGGAAGGACGAGGGCGTCGAGGGCGTGCACCGCTTCCTCACCCGCCTGTGGAACATGATCGGCCAGCGGCTCGAGGCGATCCGCTCCGCCGCGCCGTACGACGGCGACGGCACGGGGCTCGACGAGCCGACCGCCGAGCTGCGGCGCCAGACGCACAAGACGATCAAGGCGGTCACCGAGGACGTCGATCAGCGCTACCGCTTCAACACCGCGATCGCGCGCTGCATGGAGCTCGTGAACGCGCTGAGCAAGTTCGAGGCGCCGGCGGCCGGCGGCCCCGCGGCGTCCGTGCAGCGGGACGCGTTCGCCGCGCTCGTGGGGATGCTGTCGCCGTTCGCGCCGCACGTCGCCGAGGAGCTGTGGCTGGAGATGGGCGGCGTCGGGCTCGCCTCCGAGGCGCCCTGGCCGAGCTTCGATCCGGCCGTCGCCGCGGACGACACCATCACGATCGCCGTGCAGGTCTCGGGCAAGCTCCGCGCGACGCTCGAGGTCGAGCGGGGCATCGCGAGCGACGCGCTCGAGAAGCTCGCGCTCGATCACGAGAACGTGCGAAAGCACACCGCCGGCAAGACGATCCGCAAGGTGATCGTGGTGCCGGGCAAGCTCGTCAACGTCGTCGCGGGGTGAGGCATGGGCGACGTCGTCATCAAGTCGTCCGCGGATCTCGAGGCGCTGCGCCGTGCCTGCCGGCTCGCGGCGGCCACGCTCGAGGAGGCGGCGAAGCTCGTCGCGCCCGGGGTCTCGACCGACGAGATCAACACGTTCGTCCACGAGCACACGCTGAAGCACGGCGCGCGGCCGGCGCCGCTCGGCTACCGCGGCTACCCCAAGAGCGTGTGCACCTCGATCAACGAGGTGATCTGCCACGGCATCCCGAGCGCGCGGAAGCTCAGGGGCGGCGACATCGTGAACATCGACGTCACCTCCATCCTCGACGGCTGGCACGGCGACGTCTCGGCCACGTTCTACGTCGGCGAGCCAAAGGCCGGGGCGCGCGCGCTCGTCGAGACGACCCGCGAGTGCCTGCGCCTCGGGATCGCCGAGGTGAGACCCGGCAAGCGGCTCGGCGACGTCGGCGCCGCGATCCAGGCCTGCGCGGAGGGGCGCGGCTTCTCCGTGGTGCGGGACTACGTCGGGCACGGCATCGGGCGCGGCTTCCACGAGGGGCCGCAGGTGCCGCACTTCGGCAAGCGCGGCCGCGGCATGCGGCTCGCGCAGGGGATGACGTTCACCATCGAGCCGATGATCAACGAGGGCGTCTGGCAGATGCGCATCCTTCCCGACGCCTGGACCGCGGTCACGGCCGACGGAAAGCTCTCGGCCCAGTTCGAGCACACGGTCGCCGTCACCGCGGACGGCGTCGAGGTGCTCACCGCGTTCTCCGCGCCGCTCGTCAACAGCGACGCGCTCCCGTGACCCAGCTCAAGGAGATCGCTCTTGTCGTGCTCGTGGCATCGAGCTGCGTCGGCTGCGCCGCGGGCTTCGCGGTGGGCCTCGGGCCGCGTTTGGACACGGAGGGCGCGTTTGGGATCGAGCTCGTCGCGCGCGGCGACTTCGGCATGGGCGTCGAGTCGCAGGCGATCGTCACCGAGGCGGGCCCGCTGGGCGCCGCGAGCTTCTCTCCCGCCGCCCCGTCGGTCGGGCTCGACGCCGGCTTCGCGTACCAGCAGGAGCTCGTCGATCGCGATCTCGCGCTGCGCGGCGGGATCCGCGGCCGCTTCGAATGGACCCACGGCGAACACTGGCGGAACGCGATGGGCGTCGGCGTCGCCTTCGCCGTGCTCCCGACGTTACGCGAAACCGACACGTGGACCGAGCACCTCGGCGCCGAGGCGGCGGGGTACTGGCTTTCCGTCGAGCCCGGCCCGCGCGCGGACGAGCGGGGCGACGTCGGGCTCTTCTCCCTCCTGCTCGTCTACTCGCGGCTCTACGCGGTCGCCGGCCCGCAGCTCGCCTTCCTGCCCGGCAAGTGACGGCGCCGCCTTCGTGGGCCGGACGGGCGTCACGACTCGAGCGTCACGCGGGGGGCTTCGGTTGGGCTTCGGCTTGTGGGCGTGCAGGTTGAACCGCCCGGCCTTGAGCGCGCGTTCGCGGACCGCCCCTTCCGCGACTCCGAGCCCGGGGCGAGCCGTCATTTCGCTCCAAGCGGCACAGAATGGCACAGGTCGAGTCCGAACGTACGCAATACCCGAATGAAATCGAGGTGAAGCCCTCGGAGGGCAGTTGGCATCGCGGTTGCAACTCCTCTCCACCGGGCAATCACGCGAGGTGTACAATGGGGATCATGAAGTGGCGAGCTCGCGACGTGATGATGGCGGCCGCGTTCGCGTTGTCGCCGTTGTCCGCCGGCTGCGACGACTCTCTTCCGGACGACGACGATTTCGAGGGCGATGGCGGGGTCGAAACGCCCGTGTGCGAAGCCTCGCCGCTCGATTGCGAGGAGCTCGTGTGCACGGGCGACTACTCCACGTCGTCGTCGACCTATCCCTACCCCCCTCCCGATTGCACGACCATCGAGGGAAACCTGACCGTCGTCTTCTGGACCGAATCCGGTTTCTTCCCGCCCGAGTGCCTGCGGCACGTCACGGGGGATCTCATCATCGAAGCCGATCCGTGGAGCGACGATCTCTCCGGATTCAAGAGCCTCGAGACCATCGGGCAGGACCTTCAAATAGGCTTCTACTGGACCTCCGGCGGCTCCGACAGCATCCGCAACCTCGACGGCCTAAGCAACCTGCGCGACGTCGGCGGCAACATCAACGTCTTCGGGAACCGGAACCTGCAGAACGTCGACGGGCTGTGCAACCTGGATCATGCGGCGGGAATCTCGTTTTCGGACAACCCCGCTCTGACGAACGTGGACGGGCTCGAAAGAATCGGCTTCGTCGAGAACAACCTCACTTTCTCCAGCGTCTCGGACGGTGTCGGCCTCCCAGCGCTGCAGAACGTCAACGGGTTGAGGAGCTTGACATCGGTCGGAGGGAATCTCCATTTCGGGCAGTGGCCGGAGATCTACTTCACCTCTCTCGAAGACCTGTCGGGGCTGAGAAACCTGACAGAGATCGGCGGCACGTTCTACCTCATCGGGCTTTCGGCGCTGCAGGACCTCGACGGGCTCACGGCGCTACAATCGATTGAGGCCGGCTTGGAAATAAAAGACAACAACCAGCTGCAAGACATCTCGGGATTGTCCGCGCTCGAGGAATTGGGGAGCTTTCTCTGGATAACCTCGAACGACGACCTGCCGACCTGCCAGGCGACCGACCTGCTCCAAGGGCTCGGCCTGGGGGGTCAGGTCGGCGTCTGCATCTTCGGCAATCTCGACGACAGCTGCGACGACGTGGACAACGGCGGCTGCGGCGGAACGATCTACGATTGAGCGAAGCGGGCCGGCGTCCGACCCTCACTCCCCGGTCTTGGTCCCCGTCTCGCGCGCGGCGCGCTTCTCGCGCCAGCGGCGCGGCCAGGTGAAGATCGCCTCGAAGAAGCCGAAGAGGACGTAGGTCAGGAGGAGCGCGATGAGGATGTACTTCGGCGAATACAGGAAGCCGACCACCGCGCTGCCGCCCACGACCACCGCGACGAGCGCGATCGACAGAGCGTTGATCCGGAGGTCCTTGAAGGAGCGGAACCGGACCGTGCTCACCATGAGGAGCGCGAGCACCACCATCACGACGAGCATGATCGGGTACTCCTCGCCGCGGAGGTGCAGGCCGTACTCGGTCAGCCACGGCCACCCGCCCATCGCGCGCTCGGCGAGGAGGAGCGCGATGACGAACGCCGCGGCCATCGGGATCGGCAGTCCCTGCATGTACTTGTCCGGCCCCGTGCTCTTGGCCTTGGGCTTGTGGGCGTGCAGGTTGAACCGCCCGAGCCGGAGCGCGCCCGCGAGCACGTACAGGAACGCCACGATCGCGCCGAGGATGCCCGCGCCGTCGAGCGACCACCGGTAGGCGATCACCGCCGGCGCCACGCCGAACGACACGAGATCCGCGAGCGAGTCGAACTCGACGCCGAAGGCGGACTGCGTCTTGGTCATGCGCGCCACGCGGCCGTCGAACAGGTCGAAGATGAACGCGTAGAACAGGAGGAGCGACGCGCGGTACGCCGTCTCCTCCGCGGCCTCGGCGCCGATGCACAGCGTGATCGCGTACATGCCGCAGAACAGGCTCGCCGCGGTGAGGAGGTTCGGGAGGACGAAGATGGTCTTCTTGAAATCCATTCGAGATCATGAAATCTATCCGAATTTCGCGGAAGCGGAAAGCGCGGACGGCGGTCGCCGCCCCGGGGGCGCCTTCGCGAGGCGCTTGGCACCGGGGAACGGCCGGGATAGAATCGGTTCGTCCACCTAACGAAACGCAGGAGGTCCTCGCCGTGACGGGAATGGGTTCGGTGCCGAGAGCTCACGTCATGCTGGCGCCCGCCGCGGTCCTCCTCGCGCTCGCCTTGGCCTCGGGCGCGGCGCCGGCGGCCGAGAAGGTCGCCGTGGTCCCGATCGAGAACAACGCCAAGCTGTCCGTCGACGAGGTCGCGATCCTCACGAACGCCGTCGTCGCGGCGCTCTCCGCCAGGGGCGCGGACTTCGAGATCGTGCTGATCCCGGTGAAGCCCGGCGAGACCTGCAACCGCCTCTGCGTCTTCAACCGCGCCAAGGTGACCGGCGCGCGCTACCTCGTCACGGGCGCCGTCGTGCTGTTCGACAAGAAGTATGCCCTGAAGTTCGAGGCGCAGGATCGGATCACCGACACGCTCGTCGCCAGCGCGAACACGCCGACCGCGGCGACCCTCCAGGACATCCTGCCGCTCGCCCGCGACGCCGCCGAGTCGATCCGGGACGATCTCGCCCCCGCGCCCGCGCAGCCGATCGCGCCGCAGGACGCGCCGATCGCGCCGGAGCCCGAGCCGCCGCCGCCGGCCGCCGCCGCCGAATCGTCGTGCGCCCAGGGCTTCACGGGCGAGCTCTCGGTCACCTCGAGCCCGCCGGGCGCCGTGGTCCGCCTGCGGAGCCCGACCGGCTTCGGGCTCGGGGCGCTCGGGAAGACCGGGCGCGCGCTCTCCTCGGAGCGGGGGGGCAGCACCCTCGGCGCCACGCCGGTGCGCAAGCGGCTCTACCAGGGCATGTACGATCTGCGCGTGTCCCTCGAAGGCTACGAGACGGAGCGGGGCCTTCTGGCCACGGTCTACGTGGGAGAGACGACGTCCCTCCACGTCGTCCTGGAGCAGAGCAAGCCGCTGCTCGCGGGCGGCGTCGCGCTGACCTTCAGCGGCACCATCGTGACCGTCGTCGGGGCGATCCTCGCGGGGATGGGCGACGACGCCGGCGGCTCGACCTCGGCGGCGCAGGCGGCCGGGATCGTGATCCTCATCTCCGGCGGGGCGATGGTGGTGAGCGGCGTCACGATGTGGATCGTCCATTTCAAGAGGCAGAAGGCGGCGCAGCGCCGCGGGGCGCTCGCGGTGCTTCCGACGCGCGACGGCTTGGCGATGGGCTACGCGCGGAGCTTCTGACCGCCCTACTCTTCCAGCACGATCTCGGCGTTCGGATCGGCGGGCCCGCCGATCGCGGCCACGTAGTCGCGCGCCGCGGCGTCCCCGAGGGCGAAGGCCCTGAGGAACATCGCGCTCCACCGCGCGACCGTCTCCACCGCGACCCCCTGATCGATCTCGGGGACGTTCGGATCGATCTGCGCGCCCTCCGGATCGTTCACGTCGCACACGCCGTAGTGGTTGGCGCCCGCGATCCCGACGTACGCCTTGGGCGGGTCCTGGACCATGGTGTACGTCTCCTGCGTGTCCGCCGGGAGCGCCTTGCCGTCGAGGGCGCCTTGCACGAACGCGATCGGGACGCCGTCGTTCTCGACGGTCGAGATCACGGAGCCCACGAACGGGAGCGCCGTGTTCGTGCCGTAGAACGCCGCGCCCGCGAGCTGCTCCGGGCGATCGAAGGTCAGCCCCACGCAGGTCGGCGGCTCGCACACGCCGCGCACGACGTTCAGCCCGCACAGCCCGCCGTAGGAGTGCCCGAGCAGCACGAGGGTCTCGACGTCGACCGCGCCAAAGACCGGCGACGCCGTGCTCGCGTTCTCGGCCGTCATGTGCGCCATCACCTCCGCGGCCTCGGACTGCTCGGCGTACAGCCCCGGCCCCGCGAGGCCGAAGCTCTGGTGATCCGGCACGACGACGACGAAGCCGTACGCCGCGACGCGGCCGGCGGCCCCGGCGTAGTGCGCGCGCCCGACCTCCGCGCCCTGGAGCAGCAGCGCTACAGGGAACGGCCCGGCTCCCTCCGCGCCGCCCGGCACCGGGTAGTAGACGTCCGCGGGATCGCCGTTCGCGGCGATGGTGGTCGCGTACGCGCCGACCTCGTCGAAGAGGGGCGACCCCGGGTCCGGCCCCCCGCCGTCCGCGTCCGTGTCCGCGTCCGCCTCCCCGGCGTCCGCGCCCGCGTCCGCGTCGGACAGCTGCACGGTCTCGGCGGTGCATCCCCCGAGGCACGCGGCGACGGCGATGGCGGCGAAGCGGGTCATCCTCCTCATTCGTGCATTCTCGGCCGGATCCGGATGGCGGGGCAAGGGGCGCGTCGCGCTACTCGATCGGCACGAACTCGTCGCACGCCTCCTCGATGCCCGCGAACGCCGCGTCGAGGCCGTCCTCGAGCGCGCCGTCGCAGAGGTTCCACCACACGCCGCGCTCCTCGTCGATGAAGAGCTGGGTCAGCTCGTGGAGCATCGTCGCCTCATCGGACGAGCCGTACTCTCCCTCGCACGCAGTCGTGCCGCCGATCCCGAGGAAGACGATCCGCGAGACGTCGCCCTTGATCGCGACGAGCCCGTCGTAGATGTCCTGCGCGGTCTCGACCCCGTCCAGGGTCGGCTGCTCGTCCTCGTCGGTGATCGCCATCACGACGAGCATCGCGTCGTCGCGCAGGAAGCCCGCGTTCTCCTCCTCGATCCACGGCGCCTCCATCGCGGTCAGGGCGGCCGTCGCGGGCTGCTCGTCGTCGTTCTCCCCCGAGCACTCCTGATCGCCGAGGTAGATGTCGCCGACGCACGCGAACTCGGCGTCCATGTTCGGCGACGCGCTGTCGATCCACGGCTCGCCGCCGAAGAACGCGCACTCGCCGCCGATGCCCTGCGTGTGGAAGTTCGCGGGGTTCGGGCAGGCGTCGAGCGTGGCGACCCGGAAGTTGTCGAGCCCCTCGCCGATCTCGACGAGCTGGTCGGCGAACGCCGGGAACACGTCGTCACGGAGCGCGACGAGCTCCTCGACCATGCTGCCCGAGGCGTCGACCGCGATGACGACCTCGACCTTGCGGCACGAGTCGGCGTCCGAGTCCCCGTCCGAGTCCGAGTCCGTGTCCGAGTCCCCGTCCGAGTCCGAGTCCCCGTCCGAGTCCGAGTCCCCGTCCGTGTCCGTGTCGGCGTCCGTTCCCCCCGCGATGCCCGGCGCCTCGTTGCCGCACGCCGCGAGCAGTAACGCGAGCCAAAGTCCGAAAAGGCTTCTGGCGAGGATTCCACGCGTCGTGAGCATTTGGGTTCCCTTTCGCAATAGGGTCGCCAACCGGTACCGACGACCCGCGTTCAATGACTTAGTGTCACGCGGGCGCCGTTCTTTCCAGTTTTGAAATAAACTTGTAAATTTGAACAATTGCAGTTGAATCGTTCGTTCAGCGTGCCAGCGTCTACTCGTTCAGGAAATCCGCGATCGCGGTGACGATCTTCTCCTGGTACCCGCGCGCCGCGGAGACGTATCCCGGCGCCTTGTTCACGAGGATGGAGAACGCGATCGGCCGGCGCCCCTCGTCGTCGAGCACGTAGCCGGAGAGCGCCGAGACGTCGGCGAGCGTCCCGGTCTTGGCCCTCACGCGGCGCCTGGTCGTCGGGCCCCTGTAGCGCTCCCCGATCGTGCCGTCCGCGCCGCCGGTCGCGAGCTGGGTGAGGAACTCGGAGCGTATGGAGACGTCGAGGTACGCGCCCCGCAGCACGCGCACGAGCTGCCGCGCCGAGATCCGGTTCGCGTCGAAGAGGCCCGAGCCGTTCCTGTAGGTGTAGGAGCCGGGGGCCAGGCCCCAGGCGGAGAGCACCGCGGAGACCTCGGCCGTCGCCGTGTCCCACGTGCCCGGCCCCTTGCCGGCCTCGGCGCCGATCGTCTTGAGCACCATCTCGGTGACGAAGTTGTTGGACATCTTGCCGGTCTCCCAGAGCACCGACGAGAGCGGGGCCGAGGCGTGCTCGGCGAGCAGCGGCGTCCCGGGCGGCATCGGCCCGACGCGCACGTCGCCGCCGACCGCGATGCCGGCGTCCTCGAGCGCCGCCTTGACACCGTACCCGGTGAACGGCGAGGGGTCGTCGATCCGTCGGGCGTAGGTGACAGGCCGCGTGCCGAGCTGCACCTGGCCGTACACCCGGATCCGGGGCCGCCCGCCGCTCGTCTCGATCGATATCTTGAGGTCGCTCGCACCCTGCCCGACCGTGACGGCGTCGTTGACGAGCACCGCGTAGCCCGGGGGATCGAGCGTCACGCGCGCCCGCTCCATGCCGAGCGGACCCGGGCCGATGGTGATCGCGATGGCGTTCTCGTTGAGCGACGCCGCGCCGACCGGCGCGCGGAACTTGTTGTCCTCGTCGGGCTGCTGGTCGTACGCGAACGGGAGGTTCCGATCGTCGAAGTACGTGTCGTCCACCACGACGTCGCCCTCGACCCGGCGCACGCCCATGGTCCGCAGCTCGGAGGCCATCTCCCAGAGATCCGAAGACTCGAGCGTCGGGTCCGCGTGGCCCTTGAGGTAGAGCGGGCCGCGGATCGCGGCGCCCTCGCGCTCGCCGTGAAGGCTTGAGAAGAACCGGAACTCCGGCCCGAGCTTCACGAGCGCCGCCGCGGCGGTGACGATCTTGGCGTTCGACGCCGGGTTGAGCGGCGTGTCGCCGTCCTTCGCGAAGATCTCGTTCCCGGACAGGACGTCCGACACCGCGACGCCGACCTGGCCGCCTCCGGGCCTGCTCGCCGCGAGCCCCGCGAGGGTCCGGCCGAGCTCCTCGA
The Pseudomonadota bacterium DNA segment above includes these coding regions:
- the leuS gene encoding leucine--tRNA ligase, whose product is MQKKYDPKEMESRWQEAWEERGTFRARDDAPGEKYYVLEMFAYPSGRLHMGHVRNYSIGDVMARYRKKRGFNVLHPMGWDAFGLPAENAAIERGLHPAGWTYDNIATMRGQLKSLGIAYDWDREIATCRPEYYKWEQLVFTRAFERGLVYRKKALVNWSEKMQTVLANEQVIDGRDYRYGLPVVQKELTQWFFKTTAYAEELLAGLDELAGSWPERVLLEQRARIGKSHGARVDFRLETPVDGEAILPVFTTRPDTLWGVTFMSLAAEHPLALKLAKGTPREGEVSAFVQKVLAEDKHKRGSEDCAKEGVFTGAYCVNPVNGERVPIHVANFVLMDYGTGAVMAVPAHDQRDFEFARKYGLPVKVVIRPPDGRAADPGAMTAAYVDDGVQVASAQFDGLPNREAIERITDFLAEKGQGGRTVSYRLRDWCVSRQRYWGAPIPMVHCDSCDVVPVPEDQLPVRLPENVVFQAEGGSPLSRCEEFVRTTCPKCGGPARRETDTFDTFVESSWYFLRYLSPHLDTAPLDPGAVAFWMPVDQYIGGIEHAVGHLVYGRYYHRLMQDLGLFPAAVAREPFKRLLCQGMVCKETLFTLDDKGQPIWHTPAEVEGGVSKRDGKPIQVGRVEKMSKTKYNGVDPETIIATYGADSARLFTLFAAPPENDLVWKDEGVEGVHRFLTRLWNMIGQRLEAIRSAAPYDGDGTGLDEPTAELRRQTHKTIKAVTEDVDQRYRFNTAIARCMELVNALSKFEAPAAGGPAASVQRDAFAALVGMLSPFAPHVAEELWLEMGGVGLASEAPWPSFDPAVAADDTITIAVQVSGKLRATLEVERGIASDALEKLALDHENVRKHTAGKTIRKVIVVPGKLVNVVAG
- the map gene encoding type I methionyl aminopeptidase, which encodes MGDVVIKSSADLEALRRACRLAAATLEEAAKLVAPGVSTDEINTFVHEHTLKHGARPAPLGYRGYPKSVCTSINEVICHGIPSARKLRGGDIVNIDVTSILDGWHGDVSATFYVGEPKAGARALVETTRECLRLGIAEVRPGKRLGDVGAAIQACAEGRGFSVVRDYVGHGIGRGFHEGPQVPHFGKRGRGMRLAQGMTFTIEPMINEGVWQMRILPDAWTAVTADGKLSAQFEHTVAVTADGVEVLTAFSAPLVNSDALP
- a CDS encoding tetratricopeptide repeat protein, with product MSDPTPVVYVRFSGPRRGEAGVRLVGEIGDLVRIAAADKADEAPRPRSQAPGRTMSATFTWRDVSRLFEISEGRLRYWDRSGFLSPSGHDGRSRCFTFQDLVCLRSARALLEGGVSVQRARKILNTLKEKLPLGPHPLGRLRIRGDARNVVVVEDEREMEAASGQLLIDFSVKSLEESVVAELPAHRGSRESRTAYEWYLEGCRLDEDPATLAKAEEAYHRAIYLDPKLANAYTNLGNLRYRAGASEDAKILYAKAVEVDAGQPEAHYNLGFLEFEDGNLGFARGCFERAVALDPTFADAHFNLAMTLYRLDIEQDAREHWRRYLALDPEGPWAEIARKRLQEAT
- a CDS encoding PEGA domain-containing protein, which codes for MGSVPRAHVMLAPAAVLLALALASGAAPAAEKVAVVPIENNAKLSVDEVAILTNAVVAALSARGADFEIVLIPVKPGETCNRLCVFNRAKVTGARYLVTGAVVLFDKKYALKFEAQDRITDTLVASANTPTAATLQDILPLARDAAESIRDDLAPAPAQPIAPQDAPIAPEPEPPPPAAAAESSCAQGFTGELSVTSSPPGAVVRLRSPTGFGLGALGKTGRALSSERGGSTLGATPVRKRLYQGMYDLRVSLEGYETERGLLATVYVGETTSLHVVLEQSKPLLAGGVALTFSGTIVTVVGAILAGMGDDAGGSTSAAQAAGIVILISGGAMVVSGVTMWIVHFKRQKAAQRRGALAVLPTRDGLAMGYARSF
- the dacB gene encoding D-alanyl-D-alanine carboxypeptidase/D-alanyl-D-alanine-endopeptidase yields the protein MSLKLKLAAAGALAFALVAILGAGRAQTQAAQPKAARPLEELGRTLAGLAASRPGGGQVGVAVSDVLSGNEIFAKDGDTPLNPASNAKIVTAAAALVKLGPEFRFFSSLHGEREGAAIRGPLYLKGHADPTLESSDLWEMASELRTMGVRRVEGDVVVDDTYFDDRNLPFAYDQQPDEDNKFRAPVGAASLNENAIAITIGPGPLGMERARVTLDPPGYAVLVNDAVTVGQGASDLKISIETSGGRPRIRVYGQVQLGTRPVTYARRIDDPSPFTGYGVKAALEDAGIAVGGDVRVGPMPPGTPLLAEHASAPLSSVLWETGKMSNNFVTEMVLKTIGAEAGKGPGTWDTATAEVSAVLSAWGLAPGSYTYRNGSGLFDANRISARQLVRVLRGAYLDVSIRSEFLTQLATGGADGTIGERYRGPTTRRRVRAKTGTLADVSALSGYVLDDEGRRPIAFSILVNKAPGYVSAARGYQEKIVTAIADFLNE
- the pssA gene encoding CDP-diacylglycerol--serine O-phosphatidyltransferase, translated to MDFKKTIFVLPNLLTAASLFCGMYAITLCIGAEAAEETAYRASLLLFYAFIFDLFDGRVARMTKTQSAFGVEFDSLADLVSFGVAPAVIAYRWSLDGAGILGAIVAFLYVLAGALRLGRFNLHAHKPKAKSTGPDKYMQGLPIPMAAAFVIALLLAERAMGGWPWLTEYGLHLRGEEYPIMLVVMVVLALLMVSTVRFRSFKDLRINALSIALVAVVVGGSAVVGFLYSPKYILIALLLTYVLFGFFEAIFTWPRRWREKRAARETGTKTGE